A genomic region of Christiangramia sp. OXR-203 contains the following coding sequences:
- a CDS encoding response regulator, translating to MIDKIAVIDDDEAYQMIISRYIEKSGMFKLAEFYQFPKEALKYYSDNKENLPSVMLLDINMPLMDGWQFLEALQSKYPEVYDHTKIYIVTSSIAFSDKERFDNFPGLAGFLSKPLNVDKLKEIGGR from the coding sequence ATGATAGATAAGATAGCAGTGATAGACGATGATGAGGCCTATCAAATGATTATTAGCCGATATATAGAAAAATCTGGGATGTTCAAACTGGCGGAATTTTACCAGTTTCCTAAAGAGGCGCTGAAGTATTATAGTGACAATAAAGAGAATTTACCTTCAGTGATGTTGCTGGATATAAATATGCCATTAATGGATGGCTGGCAATTTCTGGAGGCGTTGCAATCTAAATATCCAGAAGTTTACGATCATACAAAAATTTACATCGTGACCTCGTCTATCGCATTTTCAGATAAAGAACGATTTGATAATTTTCCTGGATTGGCAGGTTTTCTATCGAAACCTTTGAATGTAGACAAGCTAAAAGAAATAGGAGGGAGATAA
- a CDS encoding PAS domain S-box protein → MQIDEKGEIDNFELIASQLVDNNPNIDAIQIVPDGVITKVYPFEENKDAINYNILEDPTRNQEALEAIERKRMFFAGPFELKQGGLAVVGRLPVFIKNDFWGFVAVIIKFDNLMHQSGIHELSGDDYQFQFSKLNPVSEKEEFFLQSRPDLHESYSEVITLPDGEWRLYIIPQSLHQPFLRLIPVALLILFLGGAIAYILYQVLERPVIMQQRMKSQAGELAESEQRFRTIFNQAAIGMARLDTNTGLILETNKKFQQLLGYPEDYLVGKSHIDITHPDDNQRNIELIEKLRNNEINQYSLQKRLIRSDGEIIWINLSVSPLWAEGEQATSQIALIEDISARMEAKQLLIDNENRFRALVENSDEIILIVDTENSVRYYSPSLAKVSKYEEIDFTAYGVLHYIHPDDHDLLRQKIEYSYTKPNLPIADIILRVKNAEDHWFWVNATLTNMLDVQNVNGFVVNLRDITEKREAELNLVKSYELVMEQNKRLLNFAYIVSHNLRSHASNMQSILELYTEEDSVEEKDQYIELLQKVSGNLDQSLHDLNEVVSISTNMDIGVQSINVRKTLESTLEILIPQINRKEARIRNKVPAEMVVSFNAAYMESVLLNFLTNALRYTEKSRTPEIIITGYQQNERWVLEVQDNGIGIDMEAYGEKIFGLYKTFSSRKDGRGVGLFITKNQVEAMGGSVDVESTPGEGTTFKVFFK, encoded by the coding sequence TTGCAGATCGACGAAAAGGGTGAAATTGATAATTTTGAGCTCATTGCATCTCAGTTGGTAGATAACAATCCAAATATTGATGCAATCCAGATCGTACCCGATGGTGTCATCACCAAAGTATATCCATTTGAGGAGAACAAGGATGCGATCAATTATAATATTCTTGAGGATCCTACCCGTAATCAGGAAGCCCTTGAAGCGATCGAACGTAAACGTATGTTTTTCGCTGGTCCGTTCGAACTGAAACAGGGTGGTCTTGCTGTAGTTGGACGATTACCTGTTTTTATAAAAAATGACTTCTGGGGCTTCGTTGCGGTGATCATAAAGTTCGATAATTTGATGCACCAATCGGGAATACACGAATTATCAGGTGATGATTATCAGTTTCAGTTTTCGAAGTTAAACCCGGTTTCAGAAAAGGAAGAATTTTTCCTGCAGTCAAGACCAGATCTTCACGAAAGCTATTCTGAAGTGATTACTCTGCCAGATGGAGAATGGCGTCTATATATTATTCCGCAGTCATTACACCAGCCATTTCTAAGACTTATCCCGGTTGCCTTACTAATCCTCTTCCTGGGAGGAGCGATAGCTTATATTCTCTACCAGGTTTTGGAACGTCCTGTTATCATGCAGCAGCGTATGAAGTCGCAGGCAGGAGAACTGGCTGAAAGTGAGCAGCGTTTTAGAACCATTTTTAATCAGGCAGCGATCGGGATGGCCCGACTTGATACTAACACCGGGCTCATCCTGGAGACTAATAAGAAATTTCAGCAATTACTAGGTTATCCTGAAGACTACCTTGTTGGTAAATCTCATATTGATATCACCCATCCCGATGATAACCAAAGGAATATTGAACTCATTGAAAAACTCAGGAATAATGAGATCAATCAATACAGTCTGCAGAAACGACTCATTAGAAGCGATGGGGAAATCATATGGATAAATTTAAGTGTTTCCCCGTTATGGGCTGAAGGTGAGCAGGCAACTTCACAGATTGCCCTTATCGAAGATATTTCTGCCAGGATGGAAGCAAAGCAGTTATTGATCGATAATGAAAACCGCTTCCGGGCCCTCGTGGAAAATAGCGATGAGATCATACTTATCGTGGATACAGAAAATAGCGTTCGTTATTATTCTCCTTCACTGGCTAAGGTCTCCAAATATGAAGAGATCGATTTTACCGCTTATGGAGTATTGCATTATATTCATCCAGATGATCATGACTTATTAAGACAAAAGATCGAGTACTCCTATACGAAGCCAAACCTGCCAATTGCAGATATCATCCTTCGGGTAAAAAATGCGGAAGACCACTGGTTCTGGGTAAATGCGACGCTAACCAATATGCTGGATGTTCAAAATGTGAATGGATTCGTGGTGAACCTTCGGGATATTACAGAAAAGCGTGAGGCGGAGCTCAACCTTGTGAAATCTTATGAATTGGTGATGGAGCAGAATAAACGTCTGCTGAACTTTGCCTATATAGTTTCACACAATTTGCGATCTCATGCCAGCAATATGCAATCTATTCTGGAATTGTATACCGAAGAGGATTCAGTAGAGGAAAAGGATCAGTATATAGAATTGCTTCAGAAGGTATCCGGGAATCTCGACCAGTCTCTGCATGATTTGAACGAAGTGGTCTCCATTAGTACCAATATGGATATTGGCGTTCAAAGCATTAATGTTAGGAAAACACTGGAAAGTACTTTGGAGATCCTTATTCCGCAGATCAACAGGAAGGAGGCTAGGATTCGAAATAAAGTTCCAGCTGAGATGGTGGTTTCTTTTAACGCGGCCTATATGGAAAGTGTACTATTAAATTTTCTAACCAACGCACTTCGTTACACTGAAAAATCCAGAACTCCTGAAATTATTATTACTGGCTATCAGCAAAATGAACGGTGGGTACTTGAAGTTCAGGATAACGGTATTGGGATTGATATGGAGGCTTACGGTGAGAAGATTTTCGGACTCTATAAAACATTTTCCAGTAGAAAAGACGGTCGTGGTGTAGGTCTCTTTATTACAAAAAACCAGGTAGAGGCTATGGGAGGTTCAGTTGATGTGGAAAGTACTCCGGGAGAAGGGACAACTTTTAAAGTTTTTTTTAAATGA
- a CDS encoding GumC family protein produces the protein MSQTPQYTPRPQEEEINLREELEKYLKYWPWFLLAVIVCVALAFTYLKFTTASYNTTASIIIKDEDSKGASSEMSAFVDLGLLSGMGTNSIENEIGILKSRRMMTEVVKALQLNVQYIDESGIPAKEVYLNSPVLVQILKLDEQKLKDLPESEYSQFHVSRSANEFLLTNSGSGKTLKAKPGVPVDVGFATIVLNPQDEGASEVSDLKIQFSTIEGVASVYRSKVMVNLTDKNSSLIELSLEDPVKAKARDILNQLILEYNREAIEDKNLVARNTAKFIDERLSIINEELDSVETGKEEFKQDNNLTDIQAESSLFIENASEFNKRQQEMGTQVELANAMIEYLRNGSEGDLLPANLGISEQSVNQRIQEYNDLVLERNRILSGSTAKNPIVISLNNQIDQIKANVLQSLQRMRDNMKIAQEDLNRQSAVIGSKISAVPGKERLYRGIERQQNIKESLYLFLLQKREENSLSLAVTAPKAKIVDSAYSSDQPVSPKPKIILLAALILGMLIPFLIIYISQLLNNKIQNRADLDKVAKEIPVVGEIPKVKRGDKDLVDSKIDRSILAEAFRILHTNLQYLLANKGDKKTGIKIFITSTVKGEGKTFAAFNLAVTLANTGKKVVIVGADLRNPQLQRYEAETKSMLGVSDYLINNSHSLENLIKQSALHSNLSLLSSGSIPPNPAELWRLDKSAQMFAELETGFDYVIVDTAPSMLVADTFLINKYADLTLYMVRAGYTEKKLQEFALDAKRDGKLHDVGFVLNDVELSNFGYGNKYGYVYGQEEKSFWNKLRGKAMFW, from the coding sequence ATGTCACAAACACCCCAATATACGCCCAGACCTCAGGAGGAAGAGATCAATTTAAGAGAAGAACTGGAAAAGTATTTAAAATACTGGCCATGGTTTCTTCTGGCAGTGATCGTGTGCGTTGCCCTCGCTTTTACCTACCTTAAATTTACGACTGCCAGTTATAATACGACTGCCAGTATCATCATTAAAGATGAAGACAGCAAAGGAGCATCTTCGGAAATGTCGGCTTTCGTAGATCTTGGACTTCTCTCTGGAATGGGTACCAACAGCATCGAAAATGAGATCGGGATCCTGAAGTCACGCCGTATGATGACGGAAGTTGTCAAGGCATTACAATTAAATGTTCAGTACATAGATGAGTCTGGAATCCCGGCGAAGGAAGTATATCTGAATTCTCCTGTCCTTGTTCAAATCCTTAAACTGGACGAGCAAAAATTAAAAGATCTTCCGGAATCTGAATATAGCCAATTTCATGTTAGCAGGAGTGCTAATGAATTTCTACTTACAAATTCTGGAAGTGGAAAAACCTTAAAGGCCAAACCAGGTGTACCGGTAGATGTTGGTTTCGCAACTATTGTACTGAATCCTCAGGATGAAGGAGCTTCTGAAGTTTCAGATCTTAAGATCCAGTTTAGTACTATTGAAGGAGTAGCTTCAGTTTATCGTAGTAAAGTGATGGTGAATCTAACCGATAAGAATTCGAGTCTTATCGAACTCTCACTTGAAGACCCCGTTAAAGCTAAAGCAAGGGATATTCTTAATCAATTGATCCTGGAATATAACCGTGAGGCGATCGAAGATAAAAATCTGGTTGCCCGTAATACTGCGAAGTTCATCGATGAGCGTTTATCCATCATCAATGAAGAGCTTGATAGTGTGGAAACCGGAAAAGAAGAATTTAAACAGGATAATAACCTGACCGATATTCAGGCGGAGTCCAGTTTGTTTATAGAAAATGCCAGCGAATTTAATAAGCGGCAACAGGAAATGGGTACTCAGGTAGAACTGGCCAATGCCATGATCGAGTATCTGCGTAACGGTTCTGAAGGTGATCTTTTACCTGCTAATCTTGGGATTTCTGAGCAATCTGTTAATCAGCGTATCCAGGAGTATAATGATCTTGTGCTGGAGCGTAATCGTATACTTAGTGGATCTACCGCAAAAAACCCGATTGTGATTAGTCTTAATAACCAGATCGACCAGATCAAAGCCAATGTTCTGCAGAGTTTGCAGCGTATGCGTGACAATATGAAAATTGCACAGGAAGATCTTAACCGGCAAAGTGCAGTGATAGGTTCAAAAATTTCAGCAGTTCCTGGTAAAGAAAGATTATACAGAGGCATAGAGAGACAACAAAACATAAAGGAATCTCTTTATCTTTTTCTACTTCAGAAGAGAGAAGAAAACTCTTTAAGTCTTGCGGTAACAGCACCGAAAGCAAAGATCGTTGATAGTGCCTATAGCTCAGATCAGCCGGTATCCCCAAAACCAAAGATCATATTGCTCGCGGCATTGATCCTGGGAATGTTGATTCCTTTCCTGATCATATATATAAGTCAACTGCTAAACAATAAAATTCAGAATCGCGCAGATCTGGACAAAGTTGCAAAGGAGATTCCTGTTGTGGGAGAGATACCTAAAGTGAAACGTGGAGATAAAGACCTTGTAGATAGTAAAATCGACAGGTCTATTCTTGCAGAAGCCTTTAGAATACTTCATACCAATTTGCAATATCTTCTTGCTAATAAAGGTGATAAGAAAACAGGTATAAAGATCTTTATTACTTCTACTGTAAAAGGTGAAGGTAAGACGTTTGCTGCATTCAATCTGGCGGTGACCCTAGCGAACACTGGTAAAAAAGTAGTAATTGTAGGAGCCGATCTTAGAAACCCTCAGCTACAGCGATATGAAGCTGAGACCAAAAGTATGCTTGGAGTTAGTGATTACCTGATCAACAACTCGCATAGTCTGGAGAATCTTATTAAGCAGTCTGCTTTACACTCTAATTTAAGTCTTCTTTCTTCAGGAAGTATTCCTCCGAACCCGGCTGAACTATGGAGACTGGACAAATCTGCACAGATGTTTGCAGAGCTGGAAACAGGATTCGATTATGTAATCGTGGATACAGCACCTTCTATGCTGGTGGCAGATACGTTCCTGATCAATAAATATGCGGACCTCACTTTATACATGGTAAGAGCTGGATACACCGAGAAAAAATTACAGGAATTTGCACTGGACGCGAAACGTGATGGAAAATTACATGATGTTGGCTTTGTGCTGAACGATGTAGAATTATCAAACTTTGGTTATGGGAACAAATATGGCTACGTCTACGGTCAGGAGGAAAAAAGCTTCTGGAATAAGTTAAGAGGTAAGGCTATGTTCTGGTAA
- a CDS encoding polysaccharide biosynthesis/export family protein: MKYPQIFKFIQIFTCLLLLSSCVSRKEIVYFQGLEQAGERLEENIDKSLKLKSNDLLTVVVSAPEQAAAMPFNLPVMGMPEQGATNGLMVIGRQQLQTYLVDGDGNIEFPVLGTVNVAGLTRQELQNKLKDSISEYVQSPIVNIRLVNFQVSVLGEVNRPGTFDVRDEYLTLPKALGLAGDLNIYGKRKNVLVMREDGGKKTYEYLDLTNPEVVDSPFYTLQQNDVVYVEPNGAQLQSASYNRNAGVYISIASVLISLVVLITN; this comes from the coding sequence ATGAAGTATCCCCAGATCTTTAAATTCATTCAGATTTTCACCTGCCTTCTATTGCTTTCATCCTGTGTTTCCAGAAAGGAAATAGTTTATTTCCAGGGACTGGAACAGGCCGGAGAGCGACTGGAAGAAAATATAGATAAAAGTCTCAAATTAAAATCTAACGATCTTTTGACCGTTGTTGTATCTGCTCCGGAGCAGGCTGCAGCGATGCCTTTTAATCTCCCGGTAATGGGGATGCCAGAGCAGGGTGCTACCAATGGATTGATGGTTATAGGAAGACAACAGTTACAAACGTATCTGGTAGATGGAGATGGGAATATAGAATTTCCAGTACTTGGAACTGTCAACGTAGCTGGTCTTACCAGGCAGGAGCTTCAGAATAAATTAAAAGATTCTATTAGCGAATATGTACAGAGTCCTATCGTAAATATCAGATTGGTAAACTTCCAGGTTAGCGTGCTGGGAGAAGTGAACCGTCCGGGAACTTTTGATGTTCGGGATGAATATCTTACGCTTCCAAAAGCACTTGGACTGGCCGGAGATCTAAATATCTATGGAAAAAGAAAGAATGTACTGGTCATGCGTGAAGATGGTGGTAAAAAGACCTATGAATACCTGGATCTTACCAATCCAGAAGTAGTGGATTCTCCATTTTATACACTTCAGCAAAATGATGTGGTTTATGTGGAACCAAATGGTGCACAGCTGCAAAGTGCCAGTTATAATCGTAATGCAGGAGTTTATATTTCCATCGCGTCTGTCCTTATTTCACTCGTGGTATTAATAACAAATTAG
- a CDS encoding YjbH domain-containing protein, whose product MNRILAFIVLLVFAAEASSQQLKDSLRQSGFENVLLYPSVEGEQVIFENRIYRNPGFSLIQAMNPKASEEKYEYFPLHHNNLVAGYSEDFQILEVEQELRSFYQEANKPFKNYRWQFRIQPRLANRFGFYTDPFQTKFNIILDTRIYFARGLSLQTGLSIPVNNNYDNQGMKLRAAPTMLHYFNQPWNDHFIAASVGGFYNDRYGLDLEYRYADLRSNWSFGLGAGLTGFYWLNGFEKYSTSMNELYLVADTEWRTGIQNTSLKLSAGQFLYEDKGVRLDLIKQFAQAEVGLYASRTDIGTTGGFQFAFSLFPGSILRGKKMELRTTEEYRYEYTYNNEQPVAASYRIGMPRLSNVLRNYHQDWVRFLGELR is encoded by the coding sequence ATGAATAGGATACTGGCTTTTATCGTGCTGTTAGTTTTTGCTGCGGAAGCCTCCTCTCAACAACTTAAGGATAGTCTGCGACAGTCTGGTTTTGAAAATGTTTTGCTGTATCCTTCCGTAGAAGGTGAGCAAGTGATCTTTGAAAATCGCATTTATAGAAATCCTGGCTTCAGTTTGATCCAAGCCATGAATCCTAAAGCTTCAGAAGAAAAATATGAATATTTTCCACTTCATCACAATAATCTTGTGGCTGGTTATTCAGAAGACTTTCAAATTCTGGAGGTCGAGCAAGAGTTGCGTAGTTTTTATCAAGAGGCTAATAAGCCATTTAAAAACTATCGCTGGCAGTTTCGTATTCAACCCAGGCTGGCTAATCGCTTTGGTTTTTATACAGATCCTTTCCAGACGAAGTTCAATATCATTTTAGATACAAGGATTTATTTCGCCAGAGGTCTTAGTCTTCAAACTGGACTGAGCATTCCGGTAAACAATAATTATGATAACCAGGGGATGAAGTTACGAGCTGCTCCTACGATGCTGCACTATTTCAACCAGCCGTGGAATGATCATTTTATAGCAGCCAGTGTTGGTGGTTTTTACAATGACCGGTATGGTCTGGATCTCGAATATCGTTATGCTGATCTAAGATCTAACTGGAGTTTTGGTCTTGGTGCAGGATTAACCGGATTCTACTGGCTCAATGGTTTTGAGAAATATAGTACTTCTATGAATGAACTCTACCTGGTAGCCGATACCGAGTGGCGAACAGGAATTCAGAATACCAGCTTGAAATTAAGTGCGGGACAGTTCCTGTATGAGGATAAAGGAGTTCGGCTGGATCTCATCAAACAATTTGCGCAGGCTGAGGTAGGATTGTATGCCTCCAGAACAGATATAGGAACTACCGGAGGTTTTCAGTTTGCATTTAGCTTATTTCCCGGCTCTATTCTTCGCGGGAAGAAGATGGAGCTTAGAACTACTGAAGAATATAGGTATGAGTATACCTATAACAATGAACAACCGGTTGCGGCTTCTTACAGAATTGGAATGCCCAGGTTGTCTAATGTCCTGAGAAATTATCACCAGGACTGGGTTCGTTTCCTTGGAGAGTTAAGATAA
- a CDS encoding YjbH domain-containing protein, with amino-acid sequence MLSTSVFSQVNIMGKPGTVNTPTALWLEEQPLGLSVARLPGEYSMFTREIGDEVYFYNARVNFTTFLAANLSIAYRREIAEQNRLGIGDRQFDLRIKLLNEKRWVPAIVFGISPPGSAAPYLSHDYIVLTKNFEHSLGDLQVSAGYGSPYVFRREKDSDSYFDVFVEKKSDFLDTNYLSGFFGSIIYKPVAWSGLMLEHDSNTINAGLFVTPLNWLSLQLTSYELKEFSYSASVNFKLDLLPQKLRTDE; translated from the coding sequence TTGTTATCTACTTCAGTATTTTCCCAGGTGAACATCATGGGAAAGCCTGGTACTGTAAATACTCCTACAGCATTGTGGCTGGAGGAACAACCTTTGGGTCTCTCCGTAGCAAGATTGCCAGGGGAATACAGCATGTTTACACGAGAAATAGGGGATGAGGTTTACTTCTACAACGCCCGGGTTAATTTTACTACTTTCCTGGCCGCTAACCTGAGCATTGCCTATAGAAGAGAAATAGCTGAGCAAAACAGGCTAGGAATTGGCGATCGCCAGTTTGATCTTCGAATTAAGTTACTGAATGAAAAAAGATGGGTACCAGCTATCGTTTTTGGTATCTCACCACCAGGTTCTGCTGCTCCCTATCTCTCCCATGATTATATTGTATTAACTAAAAACTTCGAACACTCTTTGGGAGATCTCCAAGTATCAGCTGGATATGGTTCTCCCTACGTATTCCGTAGAGAAAAAGACTCCGACAGCTACTTCGATGTTTTTGTGGAAAAGAAATCAGATTTTCTGGATACTAATTACTTATCAGGATTTTTTGGATCTATTATATACAAGCCGGTTGCCTGGAGCGGACTTATGCTCGAGCACGACTCTAATACTATAAATGCAGGTTTATTTGTAACTCCTTTAAATTGGTTGAGCCTGCAATTAACCAGTTATGAACTTAAAGAATTCAGCTATTCGGCTTCTGTGAATTTTAAACTGGATTTGTTACCGCAAAAGCTTAGAACTGATGAATAG
- a CDS encoding MraY family glycosyltransferase, whose translation MNILDHQVLLDLFHSNFGFFTASTFLLAFILTWYFIPKVLWVSQEKRLVTEINHRSSHTLKVPAFGGVAFFVVLILIICLLQSLRTSFTGNHLIIGLTLLFMAGLKDDLVISTAKLKLVSQVFAAGFIIFSPELHLESLNGFLGIGNLPLIAGYILKLFIVVALINAYNLIDGIDGLASIAGIVICSVFSFVFFTVKEPYYVLISISVVGILAAFLRFNFSNSRRKIFMGDGGSLIIGFIIAFLSLKILVMKHSPEMMAEGFMPENRPLFLLSVLFLPVFDTLRVMIIRLRNGKSPFEADRNHLHHVMLDNKMSHVQASMSLGFINLGVVGVYILAGPYLNSMLLSGLMLVGFVFMALVFETLKKRAEYYKEHITLRPNGVRIKLRKVLRAASIY comes from the coding sequence ATGAATATTTTAGACCATCAGGTGCTTCTGGATCTTTTCCATAGCAATTTCGGTTTCTTTACTGCTTCTACCTTCCTGTTAGCCTTTATCCTTACCTGGTATTTTATACCGAAGGTTTTATGGGTTAGCCAGGAAAAAAGACTGGTAACCGAGATCAATCATCGTAGTTCACATACACTTAAAGTTCCCGCTTTTGGAGGGGTGGCTTTCTTTGTAGTCTTGATTCTCATCATTTGTTTGCTCCAAAGCTTAAGAACTTCCTTTACCGGGAATCATTTGATCATTGGGCTTACTTTACTCTTTATGGCTGGACTTAAAGACGATCTGGTAATATCTACCGCAAAACTGAAGCTGGTTAGCCAGGTCTTTGCTGCAGGATTTATCATATTCTCACCCGAGTTGCATCTGGAAAGTCTTAATGGATTTCTAGGGATTGGTAACTTGCCACTTATAGCAGGCTATATTTTAAAACTCTTTATAGTTGTTGCTCTCATCAATGCTTACAATCTTATTGACGGTATCGATGGTCTGGCAAGTATTGCAGGGATCGTCATATGCAGTGTTTTTTCTTTCGTATTTTTTACGGTAAAAGAGCCTTACTATGTTTTGATAAGTATAAGCGTTGTGGGAATTCTGGCGGCCTTCCTACGCTTTAATTTTTCAAATTCCCGTAGAAAGATCTTTATGGGAGATGGTGGATCGCTTATCATAGGGTTTATTATTGCCTTTCTTAGTTTAAAGATCCTGGTAATGAAACATTCTCCTGAAATGATGGCGGAAGGATTTATGCCTGAAAACAGACCTCTTTTTTTATTATCTGTTCTCTTTTTACCAGTGTTTGATACTCTTAGGGTGATGATCATCAGGCTTAGAAATGGGAAAAGTCCTTTTGAAGCAGATCGTAATCATTTACATCATGTCATGCTAGATAATAAAATGAGCCATGTGCAGGCAAGCATGAGTCTTGGTTTTATAAATCTTGGGGTAGTGGGCGTTTATATACTAGCGGGACCATACCTTAATAGTATGTTATTATCGGGACTAATGCTTGTCGGTTTTGTTTTTATGGCTCTGGTTTTTGAAACCCTTAAAAAAAGAGCTGAATACTACAAAGAACATATTACACTGCGGCCAAATGGGGTACGAATTAAACTTCGAAAAGTATTGCGTGCAGCGTCGATCTATTAA
- a CDS encoding glycosyltransferase family 2 protein has protein sequence MKISIITATFNSAANIASVISSLEEQDYPNIEWLVIDGKSKDDTLLKVERYQGQKNIISEKDNGIYDALNKGVNLATGEIIGLVHSDDFLATSNIISEVALAFQENGVDGVYGDLQYVNKEDTSKIIRYWKSKQFASDLLKKGWMPAHPTLFLRKEVYEKHGNFNLNYNIAADYDLMLRIFSDSNLKFKYLPKVITKMRVGGASNRSIKNIIMKSKEDFSAISANKIGNPYRILISKNLTKVKQFYLR, from the coding sequence ATGAAAATCTCAATTATAACAGCAACTTTTAATAGTGCCGCAAATATTGCTTCGGTTATCTCAAGCCTTGAAGAACAAGATTATCCAAACATTGAGTGGCTGGTTATAGATGGAAAATCTAAAGATGATACCTTATTAAAGGTAGAAAGATATCAGGGTCAAAAAAATATCATATCTGAAAAGGATAATGGTATCTATGATGCTCTAAATAAAGGTGTCAACTTGGCTACAGGCGAAATTATTGGCTTGGTACATTCCGATGATTTTTTAGCTACTTCAAATATCATTTCAGAAGTGGCACTTGCTTTTCAGGAAAATGGTGTAGACGGAGTGTATGGAGATCTTCAGTATGTGAATAAAGAGGACACTTCTAAGATAATTCGATATTGGAAAAGTAAGCAATTTGCTTCAGATTTATTGAAAAAAGGTTGGATGCCGGCGCACCCTACTTTATTTCTTAGAAAAGAAGTATATGAGAAACATGGCAACTTCAATTTAAATTACAACATTGCTGCAGATTATGATCTAATGTTGCGTATATTTTCTGATTCCAATTTAAAATTTAAATACTTACCTAAAGTAATTACAAAAATGAGAGTAGGTGGGGCAAGCAATCGTAGTATAAAAAACATAATTATGAAATCAAAAGAAGACTTTTCTGCGATTTCTGCAAACAAGATTGGTAATCCTTATAGAATATTGATTTCTAAAAATTTAACGAAGGTAAAGCAGTTTTATCTACGTTAA
- a CDS encoding glycosyltransferase family 2 protein, whose protein sequence is MGDSFMSAIILTYNEENILAKCLSALNFVDEIIVFDSFSTDKTLDIARDFGATVIQRKFDNYANQRNAALKEISPKSDWVLMVDADEIVPQELKTEILSTISESNPAFLYRVRRKDMFQGKWIKQSSGYPTWFPRLFKNGEVRVEREINEEYFTEGKEGKLMEHLIHFPFNKGLSWWFDKHNRYSLMEAEKLKEELNEEVEIRDLLSKDPVLRRKTQKRLIYKLPFKPWIVFIGLYVFRGGFLNGKAGYTFCKLRKTYEWMIDLKLKELSENYSK, encoded by the coding sequence ATGGGAGATAGTTTCATGTCAGCTATTATTCTTACTTACAATGAAGAAAATATTCTTGCAAAATGTTTATCAGCATTAAATTTTGTCGATGAAATAATTGTGTTTGATTCTTTCAGCACCGATAAGACTTTGGATATAGCTCGTGATTTTGGAGCGACTGTAATTCAAAGAAAGTTTGATAATTATGCAAATCAGAGAAATGCCGCTTTAAAAGAAATAAGCCCAAAATCAGATTGGGTATTAATGGTTGATGCGGACGAAATTGTTCCTCAGGAACTGAAAACTGAAATTTTAAGTACTATTTCTGAATCCAATCCTGCATTCTTATATAGAGTACGTAGAAAGGATATGTTTCAGGGCAAATGGATTAAACAAAGTAGCGGATATCCTACTTGGTTTCCAAGATTATTTAAGAATGGAGAGGTAAGGGTTGAACGTGAAATCAATGAGGAATATTTCACAGAAGGTAAAGAAGGAAAGCTAATGGAACATTTGATTCACTTTCCATTTAATAAGGGTTTGAGCTGGTGGTTCGATAAACACAACCGTTATTCTCTTATGGAAGCTGAAAAGCTAAAGGAAGAATTAAATGAAGAGGTTGAAATAAGGGATCTGCTTTCTAAAGATCCTGTTCTTAGAAGAAAAACACAGAAGAGACTTATATATAAATTGCCCTTTAAACCATGGATAGTATTTATAGGACTATATGTGTTTAGGGGCGGTTTTCTGAATGGTAAGGCAGGATATACTTTTTGTAAGCTTAGAAAAACTTATGAATGGATGATAGATCTAAAATTAAAGGAGCTTTCCGAAAATTATTCTAAATAA